The following are encoded in a window of Streptomyces sp. SAT1 genomic DNA:
- a CDS encoding RNA polymerase sigma factor SigF: protein MSADQGSSEVLTLTKGEAPSPALEPIDALDDVAALPAVPAPAPAFEAPEAIDTRTLSRSLFLRLAVLDENSPERAYVRDTLIELNLPLVRYAAARFRSRNEPMEDIVQVGTIGLIKAIDRFDCERGVEFPTFAMPTVVGEIKRFFRDTSWSVRVPRRLQELRLALTKASDELSQKLDRSPTVGELATVLGVSEEDVVDGLAVGNAYTASSLDSPAPEDDGGEGSLADRLGYEDTALEGVEYRESLKPLLAKLPPRERRIIMLRFFANMTQSQIGEEVGISQMHVSRLLTRTLSQLREGLISD from the coding sequence ATGTCCGCAGACCAGGGCAGCTCCGAGGTGCTCACGCTCACCAAGGGCGAGGCGCCTTCCCCGGCGCTCGAACCGATCGACGCCCTCGACGACGTGGCGGCCCTTCCGGCCGTCCCGGCCCCGGCACCGGCGTTCGAGGCCCCGGAGGCCATCGACACCCGCACCCTGTCCCGCTCCCTGTTCCTGCGGCTCGCCGTGCTCGACGAGAACAGCCCCGAGCGTGCCTACGTCCGGGACACCCTGATCGAGCTGAACCTCCCGCTCGTCCGCTACGCCGCCGCCCGCTTCCGCTCGCGCAACGAGCCGATGGAGGACATCGTCCAGGTCGGCACCATCGGCCTGATCAAGGCGATCGACCGCTTCGACTGCGAACGCGGCGTGGAGTTCCCGACCTTCGCGATGCCGACGGTGGTCGGTGAGATCAAGCGCTTCTTCCGCGACACCTCGTGGTCGGTGCGCGTGCCCCGGCGCCTCCAGGAGCTGCGGCTGGCGCTGACGAAGGCCAGCGACGAGCTGTCCCAGAAGCTCGACCGCTCCCCGACCGTCGGCGAACTCGCCACGGTGCTCGGGGTGTCGGAGGAGGACGTCGTCGACGGCCTCGCCGTGGGCAACGCGTACACGGCCTCCTCGCTCGACTCCCCGGCCCCCGAGGACGACGGCGGCGAGGGCTCGCTCGCGGACCGCCTCGGCTACGAGGACACGGCGCTGGAGGGCGTGGAGTACCGCGAGTCCCTCAAGCCGCTGCTCGCCAAGCTGCCGCCCCGTGAGCGGCGGATCATCATGCTGCGCTTCTTCGCCAACATGACGCAGTCGCAGATCGGCGAGGAGGTCGGCATCTCGCAGATGCACGTCTCCCGGCTGCTGACGCGGACGCTGTCCCAGCTCCGTGAGGGGCTCATCTCGGACTGA
- a CDS encoding tRNA adenosine deaminase-associated protein has protein sequence MYFAALLARTEDGWEASDTELDDVETLADLADLAREASAEDDTVLVLIEQEDAWFGVVRVDGEEDPRIYVSDAAAAARSSYGEILLTDELLGRDPGDDGPDLDALDLDGTEDGEPSSADDEEEEPGAAETITHSPLGDAEILDDLGIGEKELRALDAEDALGAIAEVLGASEVLETVR, from the coding sequence GTGTACTTCGCCGCACTGCTCGCGCGCACCGAAGACGGGTGGGAAGCGAGCGACACGGAGCTCGACGATGTGGAGACGCTCGCCGACCTGGCCGACCTGGCCAGGGAGGCCTCGGCCGAGGACGACACCGTGCTCGTCCTCATCGAACAGGAGGACGCCTGGTTCGGCGTCGTCCGGGTGGACGGCGAGGAGGACCCTCGCATCTACGTGTCGGACGCCGCGGCCGCGGCCCGCAGTTCGTACGGCGAGATCCTGCTCACCGACGAACTGCTCGGCCGGGATCCCGGTGACGACGGCCCCGATCTCGACGCCCTGGACCTCGACGGCACGGAGGACGGCGAGCCCTCCTCCGCCGACGACGAGGAAGAGGAGCCCGGTGCCGCCGAGACCATCACGCACAGCCCGCTGGGCGACGCCGAGATCCTCGACGACCTCGGCATCGGCGAGAAGGAGCTGCGCGCCCTGGACGCGGAGGACGCGCTGGGTGCGATCGCCGAGGTCCTGGGCGCCTCGGAGGTGCTGGAGACCGTCCGCTGA
- a CDS encoding LytR C-terminal domain-containing protein, which translates to MGGKYRITGNKYPRMRRPRRHGRLVSAVAASVVVLGVAGWGTLQLIDVFTGGGDKAAAAGGGTHCATGTAARTGPSPTTTARALPEPGGITVNVLNATPRGGLAKQTADELKKRGFRIGKVGNAPKEYDKKVKGAGTLLGAAPALDGSLPVLGTQLPGAESRTDTRKGADVDLIIGDAFKQLAPQQAAEKALTALAAPRPTPGASQKSC; encoded by the coding sequence ATGGGCGGGAAGTACCGGATCACCGGGAACAAGTACCCGCGGATGCGCCGGCCCCGGCGACACGGCAGGCTCGTGTCCGCGGTCGCCGCCTCCGTCGTCGTGCTCGGAGTGGCCGGCTGGGGCACGTTGCAGCTCATCGACGTCTTCACGGGCGGCGGCGACAAGGCGGCGGCGGCCGGCGGCGGGACGCACTGCGCGACCGGCACGGCGGCCCGGACGGGCCCCTCCCCCACGACCACGGCCCGCGCGCTGCCCGAACCGGGCGGGATCACGGTCAACGTCCTCAACGCCACCCCGCGCGGCGGACTGGCCAAGCAGACCGCCGACGAGCTGAAGAAGCGCGGCTTCCGCATCGGCAAGGTGGGCAACGCGCCCAAGGAGTACGACAAGAAGGTCAAGGGTGCCGGGACGCTGCTCGGCGCCGCACCGGCCCTCGACGGCTCGCTTCCGGTGCTCGGCACCCAGCTCCCGGGGGCCGAGAGCCGTACCGACACGCGCAAGGGCGCCGACGTCGACCTGATCATCGGCGACGCGTTCAAGCAACTGGCGCCGCAGCAGGCCGCCGAGAAGGCGCTGACCGCCCTGGCCGCGCCCCGGCCGACACCGGGCGCCTCGCAGAAGAGCTGCTGA
- a CDS encoding MarR family winged helix-turn-helix transcriptional regulator, which produces MAERAQYEELARQLSAIGAVKRDMGRILPPDCPAGSAAVLTLLGRHGDMRMSKLAELLAVDLSVTSRHVAHVAARGWIDRLPDPADKRSRILRLTPAGNDRLDDLSRRTTHLLAERLSDWTDDEVGQLIRLMTRLRDSFGDCRSTPVRIPGPVIEETTRTPAST; this is translated from the coding sequence ATGGCCGAGCGCGCGCAGTACGAAGAGCTGGCGCGTCAGCTCAGCGCCATCGGCGCCGTGAAACGGGACATGGGGCGGATCCTGCCGCCCGACTGCCCGGCCGGATCCGCCGCCGTGCTGACGCTGCTCGGCCGGCACGGCGACATGCGCATGAGCAAGCTCGCCGAGCTGCTCGCCGTGGACCTGTCGGTGACCAGCCGGCATGTCGCGCACGTCGCCGCGCGCGGCTGGATCGACCGGCTGCCGGACCCCGCGGACAAGCGCTCGCGCATCCTGCGCCTGACGCCCGCCGGGAACGACCGGCTCGACGACCTGTCCCGGCGCACCACGCACCTGCTGGCGGAGCGGCTGAGCGACTGGACCGACGACGAGGTCGGCCAGCTCATCCGGCTGATGACCAGGCTCCGCGACAGCTTCGGCGACTGCCGGTCCACGCCGGTCCGGATCCCCGGGCCCGTGATCGAAGAGACCACCCGTACACCCGCAAGCACGTAG
- a CDS encoding type II toxin-antitoxin system VapB family antitoxin, giving the protein MIFKRIGNGRPYPDHGRESTRQWADVAPRPVRLDQLVTTKQQLDLETLLAEDSTFYGDLFAHVVKWQGDLYLEDGLHRAVRAALQQRQVLHARVLELG; this is encoded by the coding sequence GTGATCTTCAAGCGCATCGGAAACGGCCGGCCGTACCCCGACCACGGCCGGGAAAGCACCCGGCAGTGGGCGGACGTCGCGCCGCGCCCGGTCCGCCTCGATCAGCTCGTGACGACCAAGCAGCAGCTCGACCTGGAGACCCTCCTGGCGGAGGACTCGACCTTCTACGGCGACCTCTTCGCGCACGTCGTGAAGTGGCAGGGCGACCTGTATCTGGAGGACGGGCTGCACCGCGCGGTGCGGGCGGCGCTCCAGCAGCGCCAGGTCCTGCACGCGCGCGTGCTCGAACTGGGCTGA
- a CDS encoding helicase HerA-like domain-containing protein produces MSDSETAPGAPKPPGDDTRMPPEVGRIASGYAFAGPALDLGALLWDGRCLPGARIRVPLPMLNRHGLVAGATGTGKTKTLQLVAEQLSAQGVPVFLADVKGDLSGISAPGVPGDRIGARAAEVGQDWAPAGFPAEFYALGGMGHGVPVRATVTSFGPVLLSKVLELNQTQEQSLGLIFHYADTKGLELIDLKDLRAVVAFLTSEEGKQELRGIGGLSTATAGVILRSLTAFEAQGMADFFGEPEFDTSEFLRRTDDGRGIVSVLELPAVQDRPRLFSTFLMWLLADLFHDLPEVGDVDKPELVFFFDEAHLLFNGASKAFLESVTQTVRLIRSKGVGVFFVTQTPKDVPADVLGQLGNRVQHALRAFTPDDQKALRATVRTFPDSAYDLEEVLTGLGIGEAVVTVLGESGAPTPVAATRLRAPESLMGPVAGPDLDRAVRESPLHARYAQAVDRESAYEKLTAAQAARAAQAAETGAAQPAPSPGREPERPRGGRGRDAGEEPSVIEQVVGSGVFRSLARSVGTQLGREITRSLFGTARRRR; encoded by the coding sequence ATGAGCGACAGCGAGACGGCGCCCGGTGCGCCGAAGCCGCCGGGGGACGACACCCGGATGCCGCCCGAGGTCGGTCGGATCGCCTCCGGATACGCCTTCGCCGGCCCCGCCCTCGACCTGGGCGCCCTCCTCTGGGACGGCCGCTGCCTGCCCGGCGCCCGGATCCGGGTCCCGCTGCCGATGCTCAACCGCCACGGCCTGGTCGCGGGCGCCACCGGCACCGGCAAGACCAAGACGCTCCAACTCGTCGCCGAACAGCTCTCGGCGCAGGGCGTGCCGGTCTTCCTGGCCGACGTCAAGGGCGACCTGTCCGGCATCTCGGCGCCCGGCGTGCCCGGCGACCGGATCGGCGCGCGGGCCGCCGAGGTGGGCCAGGACTGGGCACCGGCCGGTTTCCCCGCCGAGTTCTACGCGCTCGGCGGCATGGGCCACGGCGTACCGGTGCGCGCGACCGTCACCAGTTTCGGCCCGGTCCTGCTGTCCAAGGTGCTCGAACTCAATCAGACCCAGGAGCAGTCGCTCGGCCTGATCTTCCACTACGCCGACACCAAGGGCCTGGAGCTGATCGACCTCAAGGACCTCAGGGCGGTCGTCGCCTTCCTGACCTCGGAGGAGGGCAAGCAGGAACTGCGCGGCATCGGGGGCCTGTCGACCGCCACGGCGGGAGTGATCCTGCGCTCCCTCACCGCCTTCGAGGCGCAGGGCATGGCGGACTTCTTCGGCGAACCGGAGTTCGACACCAGCGAGTTCCTGCGCAGGACCGACGACGGGCGGGGCATCGTCTCCGTCCTCGAACTCCCCGCCGTGCAGGACCGGCCGCGGCTCTTCTCGACGTTCCTGATGTGGCTGCTCGCCGACCTCTTCCACGATCTGCCGGAGGTCGGCGACGTGGACAAGCCCGAGCTGGTGTTCTTCTTCGACGAGGCGCACCTGCTGTTCAACGGCGCCTCCAAGGCGTTCCTGGAGTCGGTCACGCAGACCGTGCGGCTCATCCGCTCCAAGGGCGTCGGCGTCTTCTTCGTGACCCAGACCCCCAAGGACGTGCCCGCCGACGTCCTCGGCCAGCTCGGCAACCGCGTCCAGCACGCGCTGCGCGCCTTCACCCCCGACGACCAGAAGGCCCTGCGGGCGACGGTGCGGACCTTCCCGGACTCGGCGTACGACCTGGAGGAGGTCCTGACCGGGCTCGGCATCGGGGAGGCGGTGGTGACGGTGCTCGGCGAGAGCGGCGCGCCGACCCCGGTGGCGGCCACCCGGCTGCGGGCGCCCGAGTCCCTGATGGGCCCGGTCGCCGGGCCGGACCTGGACCGTGCGGTACGGGAATCCCCGCTCCACGCACGTTATGCACAGGCTGTGGACCGGGAATCGGCGTACGAGAAGCTGACGGCGGCTCAGGCAGCTCGGGCCGCTCAGGCGGCGGAGACGGGGGCAGCGCAGCCGGCTCCGTCCCCGGGGCGGGAACCGGAGCGCCCGCGCGGCGGCCGGGGCCGGGACGCCGGGGAGGAGCCCTCGGTCATCGAGCAGGTCGTGGGCAGTGGCGTCTTCCGGTCCCTGGCCCGGTCGGTGGGCACCCAGCTCGGCCGGGAGATCACCCGCTCCCTCTTCGGCACGGCCCGCAGAAGGCGCTGA
- a CDS encoding HdeD family acid-resistance protein, with product MTEPPTVGPGGPGDDDRRVHAMRDPRTTTGAPHASARPEGPYEPPLEGPLHFLSRAAWQAVLVTGVAALVLGILVLLWPGASLLAAGVLFGVYLVVSGVLQLVSAFGTHKSTALRVLAFASGALSILLGLFCFRGAMQSILLLALWIGIGWLIRGITQTIAAIHDRTAPARGWQIFLGVLTFIAGIVLIDSPLESVAVLTLIGGWWLIVVGVMEIVTAFRIRGHAQQVPRTV from the coding sequence ATGACCGAGCCACCGACCGTCGGCCCCGGCGGGCCGGGAGACGACGACCGCCGCGTCCACGCGATGCGCGACCCCCGTACGACCACGGGGGCGCCCCATGCGTCAGCGCGCCCGGAAGGGCCCTACGAGCCCCCGCTGGAAGGGCCGCTCCACTTCCTGTCCCGGGCTGCCTGGCAGGCGGTCCTGGTGACCGGCGTGGCCGCCCTCGTCCTGGGCATCCTCGTCCTGCTCTGGCCGGGCGCCTCGCTCCTGGCCGCCGGGGTCCTCTTCGGCGTCTACCTCGTGGTCAGCGGGGTGCTCCAGCTGGTCTCCGCCTTCGGCACCCACAAGTCGACGGCCCTGCGCGTCCTGGCCTTCGCCAGCGGCGCGCTGTCGATCCTGCTGGGCCTGTTCTGCTTCCGCGGCGCCATGCAGTCGATCCTGCTGCTGGCCCTGTGGATCGGCATCGGCTGGCTGATCCGCGGGATCACGCAGACGATCGCCGCGATCCACGACCGCACGGCACCGGCCCGCGGCTGGCAGATCTTCCTCGGCGTCCTCACCTTCATCGCCGGGATCGTCCTGATCGACTCCCCGCTGGAGTCGGTCGCGGTGCTCACCCTGATCGGCGGCTGGTGGCTGATCGTGGTCGGCGTGATGGAGATCGTCACCGCCTTCCGCATCCGCGGGCACGCGCAGCAGGTACCCCGCACCGTCTGA
- a CDS encoding Dabb family protein, producing the protein MIRHLVLFKLNEGVRRDDPRVVEGVAAFRALGGQIEDLRFWECGWNISDRPIAHDFAINSAVEDADALKRYLEHPAHQAGVALWREFATWVIADYEF; encoded by the coding sequence ATGATCCGCCACCTGGTCCTCTTCAAGCTCAACGAGGGCGTCCGGCGCGACGATCCGCGCGTCGTGGAGGGTGTCGCGGCGTTCCGGGCGCTGGGCGGCCAGATCGAGGACCTGCGCTTCTGGGAGTGCGGCTGGAACATCAGCGACCGGCCCATCGCCCACGACTTCGCCATCAACTCGGCGGTCGAGGACGCGGACGCCCTCAAGCGCTATCTGGAGCACCCGGCCCATCAGGCGGGCGTGGCCCTGTGGCGGGAGTTCGCCACCTGGGTGATCGCGGACTACGAGTTCTAG
- the tadA gene encoding tRNA adenosine(34) deaminase TadA: MRLALEQARLAVRGGDVPIGAVVLSGDGTTVLGAGHNEREATGDPTAHAEVLALRRAAARTGEWRLSGCTLVVTLEPCTMCAGAAVLARVDRVVYGARDEKAGAAGSLWDVVRDRRLNHRPEVVEGVLAGDCAGLLTDFFRAR; encoded by the coding sequence ATGCGGCTCGCTCTGGAGCAGGCCCGGCTCGCCGTCCGGGGCGGCGACGTCCCGATCGGTGCCGTCGTGCTGTCCGGAGACGGCACGACGGTGCTCGGAGCCGGGCACAACGAGCGTGAGGCGACCGGCGACCCGACCGCCCACGCGGAGGTCCTCGCCCTGCGGCGGGCCGCCGCGCGGACGGGCGAGTGGCGGCTGTCCGGCTGCACGCTGGTCGTCACGCTGGAGCCGTGCACGATGTGCGCGGGAGCCGCCGTCCTGGCCCGGGTGGACCGGGTCGTCTACGGCGCCCGGGACGAGAAGGCGGGCGCCGCCGGATCGCTCTGGGACGTCGTGCGCGACCGGCGGCTCAACCACCGGCCCGAGGTCGTCGAGGGCGTGCTCGCCGGGGACTGCGCCGGGCTCCTCACGGATTTCTTCCGGGCCCGCTGA
- the upp gene encoding uracil phosphoribosyltransferase, translating into MRLHVVDHPLVAHKLTTLRDRRTDSATFRRLADELVTLLAYEATRDVRTEQVDIATPVARTTGVKLSHPRPLVVPILRAGLGMLDGMVRLLPTAEVGFLGMIRNEETLQASTYATRMPEDLSGRQVYVLDPMLATGGTLVAAIQELIKRGADDVTAVVLLAAPEGVAVMERDLAGTPVTVVTASVDEHLNEQGYIIPGLGDAGDRMYGAAE; encoded by the coding sequence ATGCGTCTCCACGTCGTCGACCACCCCCTGGTCGCCCACAAGCTCACCACGCTGCGCGATAGGCGCACCGACTCCGCGACCTTCCGCCGGCTGGCCGACGAGCTCGTCACCCTGCTCGCCTACGAGGCGACCCGGGACGTGCGGACCGAGCAGGTCGACATCGCCACACCGGTCGCGCGGACCACCGGCGTCAAGCTCTCCCACCCGCGCCCGCTGGTGGTGCCGATCCTGCGCGCCGGGCTCGGCATGCTGGACGGCATGGTGCGGCTGCTGCCCACCGCCGAGGTGGGCTTCCTCGGCATGATCCGCAACGAGGAGACGCTCCAGGCGTCCACGTACGCCACCCGGATGCCGGAGGACCTCTCCGGCCGTCAGGTGTACGTCCTCGACCCGATGCTCGCCACCGGCGGCACGCTGGTCGCCGCGATCCAGGAGCTGATCAAGCGGGGCGCCGACGATGTGACCGCGGTGGTGCTGCTGGCCGCCCCCGAGGGCGTCGCGGTCATGGAGCGCGACCTCGCGGGCACCCCGGTGACCGTCGTGACCGCGTCGGTCGACGAACACCTGAACGAGCAGGGCTACATCATCCCGGGCCTGGGCGACGCGGGCGACCGGATGTACGGGGCGGCCGAGTAG
- a CDS encoding HhH-GPD-type base excision DNA repair protein, which translates to MNVTLHLAQDPDADALLGRSPLAALIGMLLDQQIPMEWAFKGPETIARRMGTDDLDAHEIVAFDPETFGRLLSDKPAVHRYPGSMAKRIQQLCQYLVEHYDGDPEALWRDVDSGPELLRRLEALPGFGKQKAQIFLALLGKQLGVRPEGWREAAGPYGEAESFRSVADITGPESLAKVRAHKQEIKAAAKAAKTTGKEKERQEDEGEDEKEKETKPTGK; encoded by the coding sequence ATGAACGTCACCCTGCACCTCGCCCAGGACCCGGACGCCGACGCCCTCCTCGGGCGCAGTCCGCTCGCCGCGCTGATCGGGATGCTGCTGGACCAGCAGATTCCGATGGAGTGGGCGTTCAAGGGACCGGAGACCATCGCCCGGCGGATGGGCACCGACGATCTGGACGCGCACGAGATCGTGGCGTTCGATCCGGAGACCTTCGGCCGGCTGCTGTCGGACAAGCCGGCCGTGCACCGCTACCCCGGCTCGATGGCCAAGCGGATCCAGCAGCTGTGCCAGTACCTCGTCGAGCACTACGACGGTGACCCCGAGGCCCTCTGGCGGGACGTGGACAGCGGGCCCGAGCTGCTGCGCCGCCTGGAGGCGCTGCCCGGCTTCGGCAAGCAGAAGGCGCAGATCTTCCTGGCGCTGCTCGGCAAGCAGCTCGGCGTCCGCCCCGAGGGGTGGCGGGAGGCCGCGGGTCCGTACGGCGAGGCGGAGTCCTTCCGGTCCGTCGCCGACATCACCGGACCCGAGTCACTGGCCAAGGTGCGGGCGCACAAGCAGGAGATCAAGGCAGCCGCCAAGGCCGCGAAGACCACCGGGAAGGAGAAGGAGCGCCAGGAGGACGAGGGCGAGGACGAGAAGGAGAAGGAGACGAAGCCGACCGGGAAGTGA
- a CDS encoding RNA polymerase sigma factor SigF — MTVSASTAPPQEEASAQPAAAPSAPAATPPEKRRGADTRALTQVLFAQLKQLEPGGPEYARVRGALIEANLPLVRYAAARFRSRNEPMEDVVQVGTIGLINAIDRFDPDRGVQFPTFAMPTVVGEIKRYFRDNVRTVHVPRRLHELWVQVNSATEDLTTAFGRSPSTAEIAERLRIGEDEVLSCIEAGRSYHATSLEAAQEGDGLPGLLDRLGYEDPALDGVEHRDLVRHLLVQLPEREQRILLLRYYSNLTQSQISAELGVSQMHVSRLLARSFQRLRSANRIEA; from the coding sequence TTGACCGTGTCGGCCAGTACTGCGCCGCCCCAGGAGGAAGCTTCCGCCCAGCCGGCGGCCGCGCCCTCCGCACCGGCCGCCACGCCCCCCGAGAAGCGGCGCGGTGCCGACACCCGGGCCCTCACCCAGGTGCTCTTCGCCCAGCTGAAGCAGCTGGAACCGGGCGGCCCGGAGTACGCCCGCGTGCGCGGGGCGCTCATCGAGGCCAATCTCCCGCTCGTACGCTACGCGGCCGCCCGCTTCCGCTCCCGCAACGAGCCGATGGAGGACGTCGTCCAGGTCGGCACGATCGGGCTCATCAACGCCATCGACCGCTTCGATCCGGACCGGGGCGTGCAGTTCCCCACCTTCGCCATGCCGACCGTCGTGGGCGAGATCAAGCGGTACTTCCGCGACAACGTCCGCACCGTCCACGTCCCGCGCCGGCTGCACGAGCTGTGGGTGCAGGTCAACAGCGCGACGGAGGACCTGACCACCGCCTTCGGCCGCTCCCCCTCCACCGCCGAGATCGCCGAGCGGCTGCGCATCGGCGAGGACGAGGTGCTCTCCTGCATCGAGGCGGGCCGGTCGTACCACGCGACCTCGCTGGAGGCGGCCCAGGAGGGCGACGGGCTGCCCGGACTGCTCGACCGGCTCGGCTACGAGGACCCGGCGCTGGACGGCGTCGAGCACCGCGACCTGGTCCGCCACCTGCTCGTCCAGCTGCCCGAGCGCGAGCAGCGGATCCTGCTGCTGCGTTACTACAGCAATCTCACCCAGTCGCAGATCAGTGCGGAGCTCGGCGTCTCCCAGATGCATGTCTCGCGACTGCTCGCGCGCAGCTTCCAGCGGCTGCGATCCGCAAACAGGATCGAGGCATAA